TGATGATTCCTGATGCAGATGGCAAGGTTCTACCGGATCAGGAAATCACGACAGGTGAATGGTACCAGTTCGTTGCCAGAGCTCTAAATCCATCAATTGATCAGTATTACGAGGATAGTTCGGAACCATATGGCACTTTGCTACCAGCAAGTCCTTACTACAAGGCAATACAGACTTTGATTCCCCAGAGTTGGCTCCCGTATGAACCGGCAGTTACCTTTAGTGTGGATCAGAAGTTAACCCGGGATGAACTGGCTTTAATGCTTACCCAAATGTTGAAGTATGAGAAGTTAGGGCTTTCCTTTACCAAGAATGACGAGATTCCGGGAGTCAGTGATTCGTCTTCGGTTATGAACCGGGGAGCTGCAATCATCTCGATGAAATTAGGCTTACTTCCGGCTGTTGACGGAAAGTTTATGCCGGGACGGGTAGTAACACGTGCAGAGGCGGCTGAAGTACTTTTGCGTTTATCCGAAATGGTTGGTAAAAGCGACTCGTTTCTGAATGAGTATATGATGTGGTAAAAGCGGTTAGTAGGGTAGTTGCAACACCATCGCTATCGTGTTTCGTGCTTGGTCGACAAAACTAGAATCCTCAGACCCTGGGTTATTATGATACAATAAATATGCAAACGAATGTGGAAGACGAAGGGCGGGTGTACCCATGAAACGAAAACGGTCGACATTTGTGAAACTGCTGTTGGTTGGGACTTTGGCGGTAACTGTAGCTGCCGTTCCTGAACCGGTTGAAGTCAGCAATGTATATGCCAATTCCGATAAAGCGGTTGTAAAGTCTGTTAGCGAGATCCAGCAGAAGCTGCTTTCAGCTATGAACAGCAGGGAGTCAACCGTTCGTTTTGTGTATCAGGGCCAGACCGAGTCGCTCAAGACGCAGCTTAAGGAGGCGCTGGATCAAGCGATGGACAGCGATCCTTATATTCACTATACAATAGCCAGTTATAGCTATGATTACCGGGGAACTTCAAGCTCGGCCGATGTGACAGTACGGCTTACCTATCGGGAAACCGGAAGTCAAACCGAGTATGTCAACAAACGGGTCAAGAGTGTACTGGGTTCCATCATGAAGTCTGGTATGAATGATCACGAGAAGGTCAAGGCTATTAATGACTGGGTTGTACTGAATCTGAAGTATGACACGACACTTGAAAAGTACACGGCTTATGACGGGTTAAGTACAGGAAGCACGGTTTGTCAGGGATACTCGCTATTAACACATAAGCTGCTGAAAGAGGCGGGGATCCAAAATAAAATCGTGGAAGGAACCGCTTATCCTGAGGGTAATCCACAGGGTCAGCTGCATGCATGGAATCTGGTTCTTCTAGATGGTAAATGGTATCATCTGGACACGACGTGGAACGATCCTGTACCTGACCGGGACGGTGCCGTATCCTATACCTACTACCTCCGGAGTGATGTCCAGATGAGAAAAGATCATACATGGACGAAGTCTTACCCGGCGGCGAATACGACTTACCGCAGCACCCTTAAAACGCTGGCCGCTCAAAAGTCAGCAAAATCCAGTGTTTATCGGACGCTGATGAATGAGCTGGAGTACCATTTGTACGAGAGTAACGCGGTTGTGCGTACATACCTTGACTTGAACTCCAAAGTAAAAGCCGCAAAGCAGTCTGGAAAGAAAGAGCTTGTGTTCCGATTTGGCGGCAAGGAAAATGATCTGCTAAAGGTACTACAGGATCTGCAGCGCAAAGCGGGTGTCGGGGCTATCCGTTATTACCATAATCTTTTTGAAGATACGAACGATTTGAAGGTTCACATTTCATGGTAAATCAAAACAGCTTCTTCCCAAAAGGAAGAAGCTGTTTTTTTGCTTATTACAAATGCTTA
Above is a window of Paenibacillus uliginis N3/975 DNA encoding:
- a CDS encoding transglutaminase domain-containing protein, with amino-acid sequence MKRKRSTFVKLLLVGTLAVTVAAVPEPVEVSNVYANSDKAVVKSVSEIQQKLLSAMNSRESTVRFVYQGQTESLKTQLKEALDQAMDSDPYIHYTIASYSYDYRGTSSSADVTVRLTYRETGSQTEYVNKRVKSVLGSIMKSGMNDHEKVKAINDWVVLNLKYDTTLEKYTAYDGLSTGSTVCQGYSLLTHKLLKEAGIQNKIVEGTAYPEGNPQGQLHAWNLVLLDGKWYHLDTTWNDPVPDRDGAVSYTYYLRSDVQMRKDHTWTKSYPAANTTYRSTLKTLAAQKSAKSSVYRTLMNELEYHLYESNAVVRTYLDLNSKVKAAKQSGKKELVFRFGGKENDLLKVLQDLQRKAGVGAIRYYHNLFEDTNDLKVHISW